Part of the Oscillibacter hominis genome is shown below.
AGCGTCTCTTTGATGTAGGCGGACTTCTCCCGCACCTCGGCAAGGAGCTTTTCGTCAATGCGGCTGATGGTGGAGATGGCACCGGCGCAGCAGATGGGGTTGCCGCCGAAGGTGGAGCCGTGGGTGCCGGCGGTGAGGGTGTCCTGCAGCTTCTCCCCCAACAGCGTGGCGCCCAGGGGCAGGCCACCGCAGAGTCCCTTGGCCGTGGACACGATGTCCGGCTTCAGGCCGAAGTTCATGTAGCCGTAAAGCTGTCCGCTGCGGCCGTTGCCCAACTGCACCTCATCCACCATCATGAGGAGGTCCTCTTTGGCGCAGAGGTCAGCGATGCCGGCAATAAACTCCGCGTCCAATGCATTGACGCCGCCCTCGCCCTGGACACACTCAAAAAGGATGCCGGCCACCTTGTTTTCCGCCACCTTCTGCTCCAGGTCCTTTAGGTCGTTGGTTTTGGCGTACACAAAGCCCGGGGTGAGAGGCTGAAACTGCTGGTGGAGCTCATCCTGGCCTGTGGCGGCCAAGGTGGTGATGGTCCTGCCGTGGAAGCTGCTGGTCAGGGTGACGATGGTATGGTACTCCGGCCCCTTGTGGTCGGCGGCGTATTTCCGGGCGGCCTTGATGGCGCACTCATTGGCCTCCGCGCCGGAGTTGGAGAAGAACACCTTCTTCATCCCCGTCCGCTCGCAGAGCATCCGGGCCAGGGTGACGCAGGGCTCCGTATAGTAGAGGTTGGAGGTATGCTGGAATTTGTTCATCTGGTCGATGACCGCCTGCTTCCACGCCTCGTCGCCGATGCCGAAGTTGTTGACGCCGATGCCGGTGCCCAGGTCGATGTACTGCTTGCCGTTCTCATCCTCCACCACCGAGCCCTTGCCCCTGACGATCTGGAGCGGGAAGCGGTGATAGGTATTTGCCACATAGGTCTGGTCAAGCTCTTTGACGTTCATTGTTCTTGTCCTCCACAACCATAGTTCCGGCGCCTTCGTCGGTCAGCATTTCAATCAGGATCGCATGGGGCACCCGCCCGTCCAGGATAATCACTTTTTTCACCCCGTGGTTGATGGCCTCGATGCAGCACTCCACCTTGGGGATCATTCCTCCGGAGATCACGCCGCTGCGGAAGAGCTCCACCGCGTCATTGATGTCGATGCAGGGGATCAGGGAATCCGGGTCGTCCTTGTCCGCCAGAATTCCCGCGATGTCCGTCATGGTGATCAGCCGCTCCGCCCCCATGGCCCCCGCGATGTAGGCTGCGGCGGTGTCCGCATTGATGTTGTAGACATTGCCTTCCATATCGCAGCCCACGGTGGATACCACGGGGATGTACCCCTTCTCCAGAAGGTCCGTGATGGGGTTGATGTTCACTGCGGTGATTTTCCCCACATAGCCCAGGCGGTCATCCTTCATTTGGGCCTCAATCAGGTGCCCGTCGATGCCGGAGAGGCCGATGGCCACGCCGCCCTTGGCCTCCAGGTAGTTGACCAGGCTCTTGTTGATCTTGCCCGCCAGCACCATCTGGACGATCTCCGCCGTCTCTTTGTCCGTGACCCGCAATCCGTCCACAAAGCGGCTCTCCTTGCCCACCCGCTGGAGCATATCCGTGATCTCCGGGCCGCCGCCGTGGACCAGCACCACCTTGACGCCGATGAGGGACAACAGGACAATGTCCTCCATCACCTGCTGCTTCAGGATTTCATTGACCATGGCGTTTCCGCCGTATTTGATGACCACCACTTTATTGTAGTACTTCTGAATATAGGGCAGGGCCTGGGTCAGGACCTCCGCCCGCTGGGAATTGGTAAGATTGACTGACATGTCGTTTCCCTCCCGGATCAGGTGCGATAATCGCCGTTGATCTTCACATAGTCGTAGGTGAGGTCGCAGCCCCAGGCCGTGGCGGTGCTCTCGCCGTCGTGGAGGTCAATGAGGATGTCGATCTCACTCTCCAACAGAATCTCCTTGGCGGTTTCCTCGGAGAAGTCCACTCCAGCCCCGTCTTTGCACACCAGGACCTCGCCCTTGGGTGAGGAGAAGCTGACCTCCACCTTTGCAACGTCCACATCCGCACCGCTGTAGCCGATGGCGCAGAGGACGCGGCCCCAGTTGGCGTCGGCGCCGAACATGGCGGCCTTGGTCAGGGAGGAGCAGATCACCCCCTTGGCCACCACCTTGGCGACAGATTCGCTCTTGGCGCCGGAGACCTTGCACTCCAGCAGCTTGGTGGCCCCCTCGCCGTCGGCGGCAATGCAGCGGCACAAATACACGGTCAGGGTGTTCAGCGCCTCCATGAAGGCGTTAAAATCCGGGCCCTCGGAGGTGATCTCCTGATTCCCGGCCAGGCCGTTGGCCATCACCGTCACCATGTCGTTGGTGGAGGTATCCCCGTCCACGCTGACCATGTTGAAGGTGCTCTGGATATCAGTGGACAGCGCCTTTTGCAGCATGGCCGGGCTGATGGCGCAGTCGGTGGTGAGGAAGACCAGCATGGTGGCCATATTGGGGTGGATCATACCGGAGCCCTTGGCGATGCCGCCGATCTTACAGGTCTTGCCCCCGGCAAGAAAGCTCACTGCAAGCTCCTTGCGCTTGGTATCGGTGGTCATAATGCCCTCTGCCGCCAAGTCGCTGTGGTCGCCCAGCCCCTCCACCAATCCGGGGATGCCGCCGGCGATGGGCGTGATGTCCAGAGGCTGGCCGATGACGCCGGTGGAGGCCACGATCACATCCTCCGGCTTGATGTGCAGCGCCTGGGCCGTCAGCACGCTCATCTGCTCCGCCACTTCAATGCCGTCGGCGTTGCAGGTGTTGGCATTGCCGCTGTTGCAGATCAGGGCCTGGGCCTTGCCGTCGGCGATGTGCTTTTTCGTCACATAGAGGGGCGCCCCCTTGACCAGGTTGGTGGTGTAGACCGCCGCAGCGCTGGCCGCCACCTCGCTGTAGATCAATGTCAGGTCCCGCTTGGCCCGATTCTTCCGGATGCCGCAGTGTACGCCGTTGGCCGTAAAGCCCTTGGCCGCGCAGATGCCTCCGCTGATGAGTTCCATAGTCCTCTTCCTTTCTCAAAGCTCCAGGCCGCAGGTGGGGTCTACTCCCAACACCAGGTTGAGGCATTCCACCGCGGCGCCGGAAGCGCCTTTTCCCAAATTGTCGTACCGGGCAATGAGCGTCATACGCTCGTCGTTTCCGCAGACGGTGATCTGCATGGAGTCCTTGCCCGTCAGGGCCCCCGCCGAGAGGAATCCCTCCTCGTCCGCCGCCGGACAGTAGCGAACCACCGGCCCCGTGTAGTTCGCCTGGTAACAGGCCTTCACATCCGCCGCCGTTTTCCCCGCCGCCAGGTCCTGGGCAAAGAGGGGCACCGTCACCACCATTCCACTGTAAAAATCCGACACAATGGGGCAGAAGATGGGGGCAGTGTCCAGCCCCGTCACTGCCTGCATCTCTTTCAGATGCTTATGCTGCTGCGTCAGCCCATACTGGCGGGGCGCGTCCAACAGCGCATCCCGCCCATCCGCCTCATACTGGGCGATCATCTTTTTGCCGCCTCCACTATAGCCGGTGATGGAGTGGCAGCTCAGATGGGAAGAGGCCGGGATCAGCCCCGCTTCCACCAATGGCTGCACCAGGGCGATGAAACCGCTGGCATGGCAGCCGGGAACCGCGATCCGCCGCCCCTTCTCCACACCCCGGGCAAAGGAGCCGCCCAACTCCGGGAAGCCGTAGGCCCAGCCCGGTGCCGTACGGTGGGCGGTGGAGGTGTCCAACACCACCACGCCCTCATGCTCAATCAGCCCCACCGCTTCCACAGAGGCCGCGTCCGGCAGGCACAAAAAAGCCACGTCGCAGCTGTTGAGCATCCTGGCACGGCAGGAGACGTCCTTTCGCTCCTCCTCTGACAATGTCAGCAGCTCAATGTCCTCACGGCTCTCCAGCCGCTCGTAAATCCGAAGGCCGGTGGTGCCGGCCCTGCCGTCAATAAATACCTTTGCCATCCTGATCGCCCCTTTGACCTATGTGCGGGAACTTCCCGTCCATTCCAATTCTTATGAATAATCATACTACTTATTCGCAAAAAGTCAATAAAAATACGGTAATTTCTGTGTATATTCGTATTTTTATTCGTACCCCTCAAAGTTGACGGCAGACTTGCCCCGATTTATGGCAATTTGCACAACCTTTTCCCTGTTTTACTCTCTCCAAGGGGCACCGACAGGGGAACTTGGATGTGGTTTTTCCGGCTGGTATGCAGGTTTTTTGTATACCATTCATAGTTTTCTGTATGTTTTCTGTGGATTGCGTCAAAATTTTCTCCTTGACTTCCGGGAGGGCGCCTTGTATAATGAAGCAAATTTACAAAGGCAATGAGGAAGAGGGACGGCATGTAAGCCTTCAGAGAGCCGGCGGGTGGTGCGAGTCCGGCGGGGAGCATGCCAATGTCCTATGACTTCTGAGCCGAGGGTTCGAGCGCGAAAGCAGTAAGGGCCTCTCCGTGTATGCTACGTCAGTGCAAAGGGATTGTTGGATCCTGAAGGTGGCGGACTATGGGCCGCAATTTGAGTGGTACCGCGGGTGCAGAGAACGCTCCCGTCTCAAAGCTTTCTTTGAGACGGGAGCTTTTTTTATTTGCCGCAAGCCGGCTGAATCAGCGAAAGGAGCAAATCATATGAGCTATCATCTGGAAACCAAATGCGTCCAGGGGGGCTACACCCCCGGAAACGGTGAACCCCGGCAGATCCCCATTGTACAGAGCACCACCTTCAAATACGCCACCTCCGAGGACATGGGCAAGCTCTTTGACCTGGAGGCCAGCGGCTATTTCTACACCCGGCTCCAAAACCCCACCAACGACTTTGTTGCGGCCAAGATCGCGGAATTGGAGGGTGGGACCGCGGCCATGCTGACCTCCTCCGGCCAGGCGGCCAACTTCTTCGCCCTGTTTAACATCGCCTCCTGCGGCGACCACATCGTCTCCTCCTCCAGCATCTATGGCGGCACCTTCAACCTGATCTCCGTCACCATGGCAAAAATGGGCGTCGACGTGACCTTTGTCTCCCCCGACGCCTCAGAGGAGGAGCTGGAGAAGGCCTTCCGGCCCAACACCAAGTGTGTGTTCGGCGAGACCATTGCCAATCCGGCCCTGACGGTGCTGGATATCGAGCGGTTTGCCGCCGCCGCCCACGCCCACGGCGTACCGCTGATCGTGGACAACACCTTTGCCACTCCCGTCAACTGCCGGCCCTTTGAGTGGGGCGCGGACATCGTCACCCACTCCACCACCAAGTATATGGATGGCCACGGCGCGGCGGTGGGCGGCGCCATTGTGGACAGCGGCGCCTTCGACTGGATGGCCCACGCGGAGAAGTTCCCCGGGCTGTGCACGCCCGACGAGAGCTACCACGGCATCACCTATGCGGAGAAGTTCGGCAGGGAGGGCGCCTTCATCACCAAGTGCACCGCCCAGCTGATGCGGGACTTTGGCTCCACCCAGTCCCCCCAGAACGCATTTTATCTCAACCTGGGCCTTGAGAGCCTCCACGTGCGCATGGCCCGTCACTGTGAAAACGGCCAGGCAGTGGCGGAGTTTTTGGCCGGCCATCCCAAGGTAGCCTCCGTCAGCTACTGCGGCCTTCCCGGCGACAAGTACTACGACATCGCCCGGAAGTATCTGCCCAACGGCTCCTGCGGCGTGGTGTCCTTTGAGCTCCGCGGAGGCCGCGAGGCTGCTGCCGCCTTCATGAAGGAGCTGAAGCTGGCCGCCATTGAAACCCATGTGGCCGACGCACGCACCTGCTGCCTGAATCCCGCCACCTCCACCCACCGCCAGATGACCGACGAGCAGCTCCTTCAGGCGGGCATTCCCGCCGGGCTGGTGCGCATGTCCTGCGGCCTGGAAAGTGCCCGGGACCTGATCGCCGACATCGCCCAGGCCCTGGACGCCGTGCGGTAAAAGGAGAAGAGCCATGCCCATCCGGATTCCCAACCAGCTGCCTGCCACAGCCACACTGACCGGCGAAAACATCTTCGTCATGACGGAGACCCGGGCCATGACCCAGGACATCCGCCCGCTGGAAATTCTGCTTTTGAACCTGATGCCCACCAAGGTGGACACGGAGACCCAGCTGGCCCGTGTGCTGGGCAACACACCCCTTCAAATCCAGCTGGAGCTGATCGCCCCATCCGGCCATGTGTCCAAAAACACCTCGGAGCAGCATATGCTGGCCTTTTATAAGTCCTTTGACGAGGTGAAGCACCGCAATTTCGACGGCCTGATCATCACCGGCGCGCCAGTGGAGAACCTGGCCTTTGAAGAGGTGGATTACTGGCCGGAGCTCTGCACCATCATGGAGTGGAGCAAGACCCACGTCCACTCCACGCTCCACATCTGCTGGGGCGCCCAGGCGGGGCTCTACTACCACTACGGCATACCCAAGATCCCGCTGCCGCAAAAACTGTTCGGCGTGTTCCTACACACGGTGGAGGACCCCAACTTCATCCTCTTCCGGGGATTTGACGACCAGTTTTGGGTCCCCCACTCCCGCAACACCACGGTGCTCCGGGAGGACGTGGAGCAGGTCCCCGAGCTCAAGGTCCTGGCCTCCTCCCCGGAGGCGGGAATCTATGCTGTCAAGACCGACCAGGGCCGGCAGATTTTCGTCATGGGCCACTCGGAATACGACCGAGACACGCTGAAGCGGGAGTATCTGCGGGACGTGGCCGCCGGAGTGCCCATCCAGCTGCCCCGGCACTACTTTCCCCAGGATGATACCGCCCGTACGCCGGTGGTGAACTGGCGCTCCTGCGCCAACCTGTTTTACTCCAACTGGCTCAACTATTTTGTCTATCAGACCACGCCCTACGACCTCTCCGCGATGCAGTAATCAAAAAGGCCTGGCCGGAGCAATGCTCCGGCCAGGCCTTTTTGATTGATTGGTTTGCTTACAGCACCTGGCGGCCGTTGATGAACTTGGCGGCCACATGGCGGTCGTCGGACTGCTGGATCACCCGCTCCAGGCGCTGGCGGACGGAACGCTGGTTAAAGTCCGCCAGGGAGGAATCGTCGATGACCACCGCGTCGAAGAGGCTCCCCTCTTCAAAGCTGCCAGCCTTGCCCCAGAAAGAGGCGCCGCCCTTGGTGGCGATGTAGAACGCCTCAGACAAGGAGAGATAGGTCTTCTGGGCAAAGGGATCGCCCCTCCGCTCATTGGCGGCCCAGTAGACCTTGGAGGCGGTGGTGGCGTCGGCGATGGCACGGAACAGGTTCAGCGTATTGGCGCCGGCCATGTCGCAGCCGATGCCCACATGGACGCCGGCCTCCAGATAGCGGCGGATGGGCGCGCCGGAGCCGCTGGAGTGGAGGTTGGACTGGGGGCAGTGTGCCACCCACAGGTTCTTCCGCTGGCTCATCATCTCAAACTCCGCGTCCGTGGGGTAGACGCAGTGGGCCATCACGGTGGGCACACCGCCGCCCAGCATGCCGTACATATCGTAGGCCTGTCCATAGAATTCAATCTCCGGCTTGAGTTCCTTCACCCACTCGATCTCATCCAGCCCCTCGGACAGATGGGACTGAACAGGCACGTTGAACTCTTCCACCAGTTTTTGCAGCCCTTCCATGCACGCGTCGGTACAGGAGGGCGTGTAGCGGGGCGTGACCATGGGCTTGACATAGGGGTGGCGGTTCACCGTTTCCTCCAGCCACTTCCGGGTCTCGGACAGGCTCTCCTCCGTGGTCTCCTGGAGGCCCTCGATGGAGTTGCGGTCCATGTTCAGCTTGCCCACATAGGCAGCAAAGCCCTTCTCCGCCAGCTTGTCCATCAGCAGCTCCGTGGCGGGACGGTGGATGGTGCCGAAAATGCACAGCCGGGTGGTGGTGGTCTTCAGCAGGTCGCCCACAAACTTTTCATAGGCCATGTCGGCATAGCCCAGATCGGCGTAATGGCTCTCCTCCGGCAGGGAGTAGGTCTCAAACCAAGTGTTCCACACGCTGTCCAAATCCAAATCCATGCCCAGGCCCCGGAACCCGTACTGGGGCGCGTGGATGTGCATGTCCGCCATGCCGGGGATGATCAGCTTGCCGGTGTAGTCCCGCACCGGGATCCCCTGGAACTCCTCGGGCAGCTTTTCGTAAACGCCCTGCACCAGTCCGTTCTGACAGACCAGGTAGCCGTCGTCGACAATGGTGAAGCGCTTGGGATCGGGGGTGTGGATGATGGCGCCCTTGAGGGCAAACAAATTGTTGTTCATCTGAAGCTTCCTTTCCATCTCAGTTATCGGGAGGTACGGATATAGGGCTTGCCAAGGGCCGCGGGATCGGAGTTGCGCTTTGCCACGAGGAGCAGCGAAAGGGCGGTCAGGAGATAGGGCAGGCCGGTGAAAAGCTGGGTGGGCAGCGTGATGCCAAGGGCCTGCATGCGGAACTGCAGCGCGTCCGCCGCACCGAAAAAGAGGGACGCAAGGAAGATGCCCAGAGGGTTGCGCTTACCGAATACCACCACGGCCAGGGCGATGTAGCCCCGCCCGGCGGTGATGTTCTCATAGAACACGCCTAACTGGCCTAACAGAAGATAGGCGCCGCCCAGGCCGCCCATGATGCCGTTGAAGGCCGCGGCGGCGTACTGGATGCGGTAGACGGGAAGCCCCACCGTATCCGCCGCCCGGGGGTTTTCGCCGATGGAGCAAAGGGACATGCCCCACACGGTGCGCCGGAAGAAAACGATCATGGCGATGATCAGGAGAAACACAATGTAGGTGACGATGTCCTTGTTGAACAATGCCTCGCCGATGAGCGGGATCTTGCACAGCCCTGGAATGGGGATGCTGGAGAGGGTGTGGATCTGGGGAATGCCGTAGGCGTTGACCAGCAGCATGAAAAGATAGCTGGTGATGCCGGTGGCCAGCAGGTTCAGCGCCACGCCCGCCACGTTCTGGTCCTGGCGCATGTAAATGGAGAGGAATGCGTGGAGCATGCTGAACACGAGCCCGCCCAGCATGCCGCAAAGGAAGCCGATCAGCAGGCTGTCGGTGAGATAGGCGCCGGCAAAACCGAAAAACGCGCCGCCGATCATAACGGCCTCGATGCCCACGTTGATGAGGCCCGCCTTTTCCGACACATCCTCGCCAATGGCCGCGCACATCAGCGGCATGGCGGTGCGGACGGCGGCGGAGAGGAAGGTGGTCAGAAAACCAATGGTCAAAAATTCACTCATGCCTGTTCCACACTCACTTTCTGCCGCTTGTGTTCCCGGTAGATCTTGACAAACTCCTTGCTGAGGATCATCACCACGATGAAGCCCGTGAGGATGGAGACGATGGACGCCGGGATGCCCATCTGGCGCTGCATGGTGTTGGCGCCCACCTGCAGCGCGGCAAATCCGATGGACACGGCCACCACCGCCAGCGGGTGGTTCCGGGCCAGCAGAGCAACCAAAATGGCGGTGTAGCCGTTTCCGCCGGAGAGGTTTTCAAGGAGGCGGCGCTGCACGCCCAAAAGCTCGCTCATGCCAGCCATGCCGGCCAATCCGCCGCTGATGACCGCGGCCAGCAGCAGGCTCCTTTGAACGGGGATGCCGGTGCAGAAGGCGCTGCGCCGGTTGCTGCCGCTGATGCGCAGCTCAAAGCCCAGCGTGGTGCGCCGCATGATGAACCAGAGCAGCAGCGCGCATGCAACGGCGATGACAAAACCCAGGTGCAGCCGGGTGGGCGGCAGCAGGGCGGGCAGGGATGCCTCCACGCCGATGCGGGCGCTCTGGGGCAGGTTGTCCGAGGGGTCCTGAAGGAAGCCCCGGATGGCGATGCCCAAAATCATGGTGGCAATGTAGTTGAACATG
Proteins encoded:
- the metA gene encoding homoserine O-acetyltransferase MetA; amino-acid sequence: MPIRIPNQLPATATLTGENIFVMTETRAMTQDIRPLEILLLNLMPTKVDTETQLARVLGNTPLQIQLELIAPSGHVSKNTSEQHMLAFYKSFDEVKHRNFDGLIITGAPVENLAFEEVDYWPELCTIMEWSKTHVHSTLHICWGAQAGLYYHYGIPKIPLPQKLFGVFLHTVEDPNFILFRGFDDQFWVPHSRNTTVLREDVEQVPELKVLASSPEAGIYAVKTDQGRQIFVMGHSEYDRDTLKREYLRDVAAGVPIQLPRHYFPQDDTARTPVVNWRSCANLFYSNWLNYFVYQTTPYDLSAMQ
- the argJ gene encoding bifunctional glutamate N-acetyltransferase/amino-acid acetyltransferase ArgJ codes for the protein MELISGGICAAKGFTANGVHCGIRKNRAKRDLTLIYSEVAASAAAVYTTNLVKGAPLYVTKKHIADGKAQALICNSGNANTCNADGIEVAEQMSVLTAQALHIKPEDVIVASTGVIGQPLDITPIAGGIPGLVEGLGDHSDLAAEGIMTTDTKRKELAVSFLAGGKTCKIGGIAKGSGMIHPNMATMLVFLTTDCAISPAMLQKALSTDIQSTFNMVSVDGDTSTNDMVTVMANGLAGNQEITSEGPDFNAFMEALNTLTVYLCRCIAADGEGATKLLECKVSGAKSESVAKVVAKGVICSSLTKAAMFGADANWGRVLCAIGYSGADVDVAKVEVSFSSPKGEVLVCKDGAGVDFSEETAKEILLESEIDILIDLHDGESTATAWGCDLTYDYVKINGDYRT
- a CDS encoding acetylornithine/succinylornithine family transaminase, with product MNVKELDQTYVANTYHRFPLQIVRGKGSVVEDENGKQYIDLGTGIGVNNFGIGDEAWKQAVIDQMNKFQHTSNLYYTEPCVTLARMLCERTGMKKVFFSNSGAEANECAIKAARKYAADHKGPEYHTIVTLTSSFHGRTITTLAATGQDELHQQFQPLTPGFVYAKTNDLKDLEQKVAENKVAGILFECVQGEGGVNALDAEFIAGIADLCAKEDLLMMVDEVQLGNGRSGQLYGYMNFGLKPDIVSTAKGLCGGLPLGATLLGEKLQDTLTAGTHGSTFGGNPICCAGAISTISRIDEKLLAEVREKSAYIKETLTGKKGILGVSGMGLMLGVATEKSAAEVIAACMEKGVLVLNAHGKVRLLPALTIPMEQLKQAIDILVEVCGA
- a CDS encoding amidohydrolase family protein gives rise to the protein MNNNLFALKGAIIHTPDPKRFTIVDDGYLVCQNGLVQGVYEKLPEEFQGIPVRDYTGKLIIPGMADMHIHAPQYGFRGLGMDLDLDSVWNTWFETYSLPEESHYADLGYADMAYEKFVGDLLKTTTTRLCIFGTIHRPATELLMDKLAEKGFAAYVGKLNMDRNSIEGLQETTEESLSETRKWLEETVNRHPYVKPMVTPRYTPSCTDACMEGLQKLVEEFNVPVQSHLSEGLDEIEWVKELKPEIEFYGQAYDMYGMLGGGVPTVMAHCVYPTDAEFEMMSQRKNLWVAHCPQSNLHSSGSGAPIRRYLEAGVHVGIGCDMAGANTLNLFRAIADATTASKVYWAANERRGDPFAQKTYLSLSEAFYIATKGGASFWGKAGSFEEGSLFDAVVIDDSSLADFNQRSVRQRLERVIQQSDDRHVAAKFINGRQVL
- a CDS encoding ABC transporter permease, which codes for MKKKLLRLGMQTAAVLVVAVLLILVAGADPVEAGYYFIYGIFGSLNGFAEIMVKATPLIFVGLGVSVAFSTGFFNIGGEGQLYMGALVSAIIALWLPAPGVVRVILSIVASFVAGGIWAFIPAFLKNRMGISETVNTIMFNYIATMILGIAIRGFLQDPSDNLPQSARIGVEASLPALLPPTRLHLGFVIAVACALLLWFIMRRTTLGFELRISGSNRRSAFCTGIPVQRSLLLAAVISGGLAGMAGMSELLGVQRRLLENLSGGNGYTAILVALLARNHPLAVVAVSIGFAALQVGANTMQRQMGIPASIVSILTGFIVVMILSKEFVKIYREHKRQKVSVEQA
- a CDS encoding O-acetylhomoserine aminocarboxypropyltransferase/cysteine synthase family protein translates to MSYHLETKCVQGGYTPGNGEPRQIPIVQSTTFKYATSEDMGKLFDLEASGYFYTRLQNPTNDFVAAKIAELEGGTAAMLTSSGQAANFFALFNIASCGDHIVSSSSIYGGTFNLISVTMAKMGVDVTFVSPDASEEELEKAFRPNTKCVFGETIANPALTVLDIERFAAAAHAHGVPLIVDNTFATPVNCRPFEWGADIVTHSTTKYMDGHGAAVGGAIVDSGAFDWMAHAEKFPGLCTPDESYHGITYAEKFGREGAFITKCTAQLMRDFGSTQSPQNAFYLNLGLESLHVRMARHCENGQAVAEFLAGHPKVASVSYCGLPGDKYYDIARKYLPNGSCGVVSFELRGGREAAAAFMKELKLAAIETHVADARTCCLNPATSTHRQMTDEQLLQAGIPAGLVRMSCGLESARDLIADIAQALDAVR
- a CDS encoding ABC transporter permease, producing the protein MSEFLTIGFLTTFLSAAVRTAMPLMCAAIGEDVSEKAGLINVGIEAVMIGGAFFGFAGAYLTDSLLIGFLCGMLGGLVFSMLHAFLSIYMRQDQNVAGVALNLLATGITSYLFMLLVNAYGIPQIHTLSSIPIPGLCKIPLIGEALFNKDIVTYIVFLLIIAMIVFFRRTVWGMSLCSIGENPRAADTVGLPVYRIQYAAAAFNGIMGGLGGAYLLLGQLGVFYENITAGRGYIALAVVVFGKRNPLGIFLASLFFGAADALQFRMQALGITLPTQLFTGLPYLLTALSLLLVAKRNSDPAALGKPYIRTSR
- the argC gene encoding N-acetyl-gamma-glutamyl-phosphate reductase, whose product is MAKVFIDGRAGTTGLRIYERLESREDIELLTLSEEERKDVSCRARMLNSCDVAFLCLPDAASVEAVGLIEHEGVVVLDTSTAHRTAPGWAYGFPELGGSFARGVEKGRRIAVPGCHASGFIALVQPLVEAGLIPASSHLSCHSITGYSGGGKKMIAQYEADGRDALLDAPRQYGLTQQHKHLKEMQAVTGLDTAPIFCPIVSDFYSGMVVTVPLFAQDLAAGKTAADVKACYQANYTGPVVRYCPAADEEGFLSAGALTGKDSMQITVCGNDERMTLIARYDNLGKGASGAAVECLNLVLGVDPTCGLEL
- the argB gene encoding acetylglutamate kinase, producing the protein MSVNLTNSQRAEVLTQALPYIQKYYNKVVVIKYGGNAMVNEILKQQVMEDIVLLSLIGVKVVLVHGGGPEITDMLQRVGKESRFVDGLRVTDKETAEIVQMVLAGKINKSLVNYLEAKGGVAIGLSGIDGHLIEAQMKDDRLGYVGKITAVNINPITDLLEKGYIPVVSTVGCDMEGNVYNINADTAAAYIAGAMGAERLITMTDIAGILADKDDPDSLIPCIDINDAVELFRSGVISGGMIPKVECCIEAINHGVKKVIILDGRVPHAILIEMLTDEGAGTMVVEDKNNERQRA